From a region of the Constantimarinum furrinae genome:
- a CDS encoding diacylglycerol kinase, whose translation MWNSFLGKRLKGCGYAIKGAWMLIRNEASIQVQVFIGIIMTIAGFYFDISTTEWIMQCFAIGLILSVEGLNTAAEEIANFVHPDFHNKIGYIKDVAAGAVFFAAVTAVIIGLIIYLPKF comes from the coding sequence ATGTGGAACAGCTTTCTTGGTAAACGCCTTAAGGGATGTGGTTATGCGATAAAAGGCGCGTGGATGCTCATTAGAAATGAAGCCAGCATTCAGGTGCAGGTATTCATTGGAATTATTATGACCATCGCCGGCTTCTATTTCGATATTTCTACTACAGAATGGATCATGCAGTGTTTTGCAATCGGACTTATTCTCAGTGTTGAAGGATTAAATACCGCCGCCGAGGAGATCGCCAATTTTGTACACCCCGATTTTCATAACAAGATCGGCTATATTAAAGATGTGGCAGCAGGAGCCGTTTTCTTCGCTGCAGTTACGGCGGTTATTATCGGGTTAATTATATATCTTCCAAAATTTTAG
- a CDS encoding LptF/LptG family permease, whose product MTFLKTFFSVFIILMFIFVLQTIWLYISELAGKDLDIWVVLKFLWYVSPRLIPLVLPLTVLVTSLMVFGSFAEKYEFAAMKSTGISLQRAMRSLTVFILLLALTAFFFANNVIPYSEYKWQNLRRNIAHVSPSMVIAEGQFSQIGDNFNIKVGEKSGDRDQFLHDVVIHQKKPDRPNGNYNVTIADNGELASEEGSNTLSLILKDGYYYDEVITKDVNKQRRQPFVKSYFEEYTINIDLTEFNNTDVDKENELSNHNMYNLSELFVEIDSLSKGYTRDIKMFSDNMYYRSGVAKFNDDLVKSRLVPDTVQSVLDIYKPRQQSNVLSMALNNVRGTLQSINAKKTEFQIKTKRINKHEIALHEKYVLAFAVIILFFVGAPLGAIIRKGGMGLPMVVAVLLFLTYHFIGIFAKNSAEDGTMHPFIASWISTVIMLPLGVWLTYRATTDQGIFDIDSFLQRIGKLFGKKEE is encoded by the coding sequence GTGACATTTTTGAAGACGTTTTTTAGCGTCTTCATTATTTTGATGTTCATTTTTGTATTACAAACCATCTGGCTGTATATTTCTGAATTGGCCGGAAAGGATCTGGACATATGGGTTGTACTTAAATTCTTATGGTATGTATCGCCTCGGCTTATTCCATTAGTACTACCCCTTACAGTTTTAGTTACTTCCCTGATGGTCTTTGGGAGCTTTGCCGAGAAATACGAATTCGCGGCTATGAAATCGACCGGAATCTCGCTTCAGCGTGCTATGCGCAGCCTCACGGTCTTTATTCTTTTGTTGGCGCTAACGGCGTTCTTTTTCGCGAATAACGTTATTCCGTATTCCGAATACAAATGGCAGAATTTACGACGTAACATCGCTCATGTGAGTCCATCCATGGTTATTGCCGAAGGTCAGTTTAGTCAGATTGGCGATAATTTCAACATTAAAGTAGGTGAAAAAAGTGGCGACCGTGATCAGTTTTTACACGATGTGGTGATTCATCAGAAAAAACCGGATCGCCCCAACGGAAATTACAATGTGACCATAGCCGACAATGGTGAACTTGCCAGTGAAGAAGGAAGTAACACACTTTCATTGATACTAAAGGATGGTTATTATTATGACGAAGTGATCACAAAAGATGTAAATAAACAACGACGGCAACCTTTTGTAAAAAGTTATTTTGAAGAATATACCATTAATATAGATCTCACCGAATTCAACAATACCGATGTTGATAAGGAAAACGAGTTGAGCAATCACAACATGTACAATTTATCTGAACTATTTGTAGAAATAGACTCGCTTTCTAAAGGATACACCAGAGATATTAAGATGTTTTCAGACAATATGTATTACCGAAGCGGTGTGGCAAAATTTAATGATGATCTCGTAAAATCCAGATTAGTTCCGGATACTGTGCAGTCTGTACTGGACATCTACAAACCCAGACAGCAATCCAATGTGCTTTCTATGGCTCTTAATAATGTGAGAGGAACCTTGCAATCTATCAATGCTAAAAAAACTGAATTTCAGATCAAAACCAAACGAATCAATAAACACGAGATCGCTTTGCACGAAAAATATGTCCTGGCTTTTGCGGTTATCATTCTTTTCTTTGTTGGTGCGCCGTTGGGAGCAATCATCCGTAAAGGAGGTATGGGACTTCCTATGGTAGTGGCAGTATTGTTGTTCCTAACCTATCATTTTATTGGGATTTTCGCCAAGAACAGTGCTGAGGACGGGACCATGCATCCCTTTATAGCAAGTTGGATAAGTACGGTGATCATGCTTCCGTTAGGGGTTTGGCTCACGTACAGAGCCACGACCGATCAAGGGATCTTCGACATAGATTCTTTTCTGCAACGTATCGGGAAATTATTCGGAAAGAAAGAAGAATAA
- a CDS encoding LolA family protein — translation MKNLFIICMLLLTSALTQAQSAKSLLNEVSAKAKSYNNIEIDFKYNLNNAKEGVNQDTRGNVTLQGNKYVLNMLGTTRMFDGKKIYTIVPEDEEVTISNYDAADDKEITPSKMLTFYEKGYTYKMDIVQDVKGRKIQYVKLIPIDSRAEIKDILLGIDVQTKHIYRLIQTDAQGTKYTLTVNSFKTNQPLSKTLFTFDEAKYKQDGYYINKLD, via the coding sequence ATGAAAAATTTATTTATCATTTGCATGCTGCTTTTAACTTCGGCACTCACACAGGCGCAATCGGCAAAATCCCTGCTCAATGAGGTTTCGGCAAAGGCAAAAAGCTATAACAACATTGAGATCGATTTTAAGTACAATTTAAACAATGCCAAGGAAGGTGTAAATCAGGATACACGCGGAAATGTTACCCTTCAGGGAAATAAATATGTATTGAACATGCTGGGAACCACCCGAATGTTCGATGGCAAAAAGATCTACACCATTGTGCCCGAGGATGAAGAAGTGACTATTTCAAATTACGATGCGGCAGACGACAAGGAGATCACTCCTTCAAAAATGCTCACTTTCTACGAAAAGGGCTATACCTATAAAATGGACATCGTGCAGGACGTAAAGGGTCGAAAAATTCAGTATGTAAAATTAATTCCTATTGATTCCAGAGCGGAGATCAAGGATATTCTATTGGGAATTGATGTTCAGACAAAACATATTTACAGGCTTATTCAAACCGATGCACAGGGTACCAAATACACGTTGACGGTAAATTCTTTTAAAACCAATCAGCCGTTATCCAAAACTCTTTTTACCTTTGATGAAGCCAAGTACAAGCAGGATGGATATTACATCAATAAGCTTGACTAG
- a CDS encoding DNA translocase FtsK, with protein MAKKKTRTSKKATTPRKKLSFTLSKQQKIILGSFLFLLGIALIFSFISYVFTWQTDQSTIGLLSERELESENWLNKFGAYLGNLFIYDGFGVAAFILAFLITLTGVYYFFDYAKKQLFKFWFWGILVMLWLCVFLGFFTSDTNIWSGVIGFELNDLSQDYIGLTGTILLMIFLAIFYMVVRLKLTPEKVGTALKRTKKDIASDFTAEASEASGTASDIDQTDYEKDVLEAVTVEKEEDLSEEIIEEPVLKTTSEEINHSGDDVQMEVEETREEEMVEDSLSKKLVEDFGEFDPTLELSNFKFPTIELLKDYTGGKGITINQEELEENKNRIVNTLNNYKIGIANIKATVGPTVTLYEIVPEAGIRISKIKNLEDDIALSLSALGIRIIAPIPGRGTIGIEVPNKNPKIVSMRSVIASPKFQNAEMELPLSLGKTISNETFVVDLAKMPHLLMAGATGQGKSVGLNAILTSLLYKKHPAEVKFILVDPKKVELTLFNKIERHYLAKLPDTEEAIITDTNKVIYTLNSLCIEMDDRYDLLKDAMVRNIKEYNTKFKARKLNPNEGHRYLPYIVLVIDEFADLIMTAGKEVETPIARLAQLARAIGIHLIIATQRPSVNVITGIIKANFPARIAFRVTSKIDSRTILDSSGADQLIGRGDMLFTQGNDLTRLQCAFVDTPEVADITDYIGSQKAYPDAHMLPEYVGEEGGTNLDNNIEERDKLFREAAEVLVIAQQGSASLLQRKLKLGYNRAGRIIDQLEAAGIVGPFEGSKARQVIVPTIEALNQLLDNEHNDN; from the coding sequence ATGGCGAAGAAAAAGACCCGAACATCTAAAAAAGCCACAACTCCGCGTAAAAAACTTTCCTTTACGCTTTCTAAACAACAAAAGATCATTTTGGGCAGTTTTCTGTTCCTGCTGGGAATAGCGCTTATTTTTTCATTTATATCGTATGTCTTTACCTGGCAGACCGATCAGAGTACTATTGGTTTACTTAGTGAACGCGAGCTGGAGTCGGAGAATTGGTTAAATAAGTTCGGGGCCTATCTCGGAAACCTTTTTATCTATGATGGTTTTGGTGTCGCAGCGTTCATTCTGGCCTTTCTCATTACACTTACCGGCGTTTATTACTTCTTCGATTATGCTAAAAAACAGCTGTTCAAATTCTGGTTCTGGGGAATTCTGGTGATGTTATGGCTCTGTGTTTTCTTAGGATTCTTTACTTCGGACACTAATATCTGGAGTGGCGTCATTGGTTTTGAACTCAACGATCTTTCTCAGGACTATATCGGTCTAACCGGTACTATTCTGCTTATGATCTTTCTCGCTATCTTTTATATGGTGGTACGCCTGAAACTTACTCCGGAAAAGGTTGGAACTGCCTTAAAGCGCACAAAAAAGGATATAGCATCCGATTTTACTGCGGAAGCTTCAGAGGCTTCAGGAACTGCCTCAGATATAGATCAAACCGATTATGAAAAGGACGTCCTTGAAGCGGTGACGGTTGAAAAGGAAGAGGATCTTTCCGAAGAAATTATAGAAGAGCCTGTGTTAAAAACTACATCAGAAGAAATAAACCACTCCGGGGATGATGTCCAAATGGAAGTAGAAGAAACCAGGGAAGAAGAGATGGTTGAAGATAGCCTCAGTAAAAAACTGGTAGAAGATTTTGGGGAATTCGATCCCACACTGGAACTGAGCAACTTTAAATTTCCAACCATTGAATTGCTAAAGGATTATACCGGAGGAAAGGGAATTACGATCAATCAGGAAGAGCTTGAAGAAAATAAAAACCGCATCGTAAATACCCTTAATAATTATAAAATTGGAATTGCCAATATTAAGGCGACAGTAGGACCAACCGTGACACTTTACGAGATCGTTCCTGAAGCCGGGATTAGAATTTCAAAGATCAAAAACTTGGAAGATGATATTGCGTTATCGCTTTCGGCCTTAGGAATTCGCATCATTGCTCCCATTCCTGGACGAGGAACCATTGGTATTGAAGTTCCCAATAAGAATCCGAAGATCGTTTCCATGCGTTCTGTGATAGCTTCCCCTAAGTTTCAGAATGCCGAAATGGAATTACCATTATCTCTGGGTAAAACTATTAGTAACGAAACCTTTGTCGTCGATCTAGCAAAAATGCCTCACCTTTTAATGGCCGGAGCTACGGGCCAGGGGAAATCGGTTGGACTGAACGCCATTCTTACCTCCTTGCTGTACAAAAAGCATCCGGCGGAAGTGAAATTCATACTTGTAGATCCAAAAAAGGTTGAACTCACCCTATTCAATAAAATTGAACGTCATTATCTGGCGAAGCTTCCCGATACCGAAGAAGCCATCATTACCGATACCAATAAGGTGATCTATACGCTTAACTCCCTGTGTATTGAAATGGACGACCGTTATGATCTGCTTAAAGATGCAATGGTACGGAACATTAAGGAGTATAATACCAAATTCAAGGCAAGAAAGCTAAACCCTAATGAGGGACACAGATACCTGCCGTATATTGTACTGGTCATTGACGAATTTGCCGATCTAATTATGACAGCCGGTAAGGAAGTAGAAACTCCTATAGCCAGATTAGCACAATTGGCCAGAGCCATTGGGATCCACCTCATTATTGCGACACAGCGTCCGTCGGTGAATGTGATCACCGGAATCATTAAAGCAAATTTCCCCGCTCGTATAGCGTTCAGGGTGACCAGTAAGATCGATTCGCGCACCATCTTAGACAGTTCAGGAGCCGATCAACTTATAGGTCGAGGAGATATGTTGTTTACCCAAGGGAATGACCTAACCAGACTTCAATGTGCCTTTGTAGACACCCCTGAAGTGGCTGATATTACCGACTATATCGGTTCTCAAAAAGCATACCCCGATGCACATATGTTACCTGAATATGTGGGGGAAGAAGGTGGCACAAATCTTGATAATAATATCGAAGAGCGGGACAAGCTATTTCGGGAAGCAGCCGAAGTTCTTGTCATCGCACAACAGGGATCGGCATCTCTGTTACAACGAAAATTAAAATTAGGATACAATCGTGCCGGGCGAATTATCGACCAACTGGAAGCTGCAGGAATTGTAGGTCCGTTTGAAGGTAGTAAAGCAAGGCAAGTGATCGTACCCACAATTGAAGCATTAAACCAACTTTTAGACAACGAACATAACGACAATTAA
- the tpx gene encoding thiol peroxidase translates to MAKITLGGNPVETLGSLPDVGSKAPEFTLITTDLSSKSLSEYKGVKVLLNIFPSIDTGICATSTRKFNVEAAGLENTRVLCISRDTPFAQKRFCAAEGIEHVEMLSDFNKGSFGKDYNLEMIDGAMQGFHSRAIVVLDEFGTVLYKEQVPEIGKEPDYKAALNAIT, encoded by the coding sequence ATGGCAAAAATAACTCTGGGTGGAAATCCGGTAGAAACATTAGGAAGCCTTCCCGATGTGGGATCGAAAGCTCCCGAGTTTACACTCATAACCACCGATTTGTCTTCAAAGAGCCTATCGGAATACAAAGGCGTGAAAGTATTGCTCAATATTTTCCCCAGCATCGATACAGGTATTTGTGCAACCTCCACCAGAAAATTTAATGTTGAAGCCGCCGGTCTGGAAAACACCAGAGTTTTATGCATATCCCGGGATACTCCGTTTGCACAGAAAAGATTTTGCGCTGCAGAAGGCATTGAGCATGTGGAAATGTTATCAGATTTTAATAAAGGTAGTTTCGGAAAGGATTACAATCTGGAAATGATTGACGGAGCCATGCAGGGATTTCACTCACGGGCCATAGTGGTATTGGACGAATTTGGCACCGTACTTTATAAGGAGCAGGTCCCCGAAATTGGAAAGGAACCCGATTATAAAGCTGCACTTAATGCCATAACATAA
- the ribB gene encoding 3,4-dihydroxy-2-butanone-4-phosphate synthase, producing MISTESTAIKLNTIEEAIEDIKNGKIIIVVDDENRENEGDFIAAAEMVTPEMINFMASKGRGLICAPLTEERCKELDLTMMVENNTVLHHTQFTVSVDLIGHGCTTGISVHDRAKTVKALVDETTKPGDLGRPGHIFPLRAKTGGVLRRTGHTEAAIDFARLAGLKPAGILVEILNENGTMARLPELVEVAKKFDLKLVSIEDLVAYRMEHDSLIQKKEDFKINTKFGEFRLRAYQQTTNDQVHIALTKGTWKDNEAVLVRVNANLVNNDLLGTLTSDAEKRLDDMFRVINDEGKGAVVFINQESQSLNLLKRLEELKESQVEGEVVKAPQIKMDAKDFGIGAQILHDLGIHKIRLVSNSVQTKRVGMIGYGLEITEYVNY from the coding sequence ATGATTTCTACTGAAAGTACCGCTATAAAACTAAATACCATTGAAGAGGCCATTGAGGATATAAAAAATGGTAAGATCATCATTGTGGTCGATGATGAGAATCGCGAAAATGAAGGAGATTTTATCGCCGCAGCCGAAATGGTGACCCCCGAAATGATCAACTTTATGGCATCTAAAGGCCGTGGACTCATTTGTGCACCCTTAACAGAGGAACGTTGCAAGGAGCTCGATCTCACCATGATGGTTGAAAACAATACGGTGCTGCATCATACGCAGTTTACCGTTTCGGTCGATCTAATTGGTCATGGTTGCACCACAGGAATTTCTGTGCATGACAGAGCTAAAACCGTAAAAGCTCTGGTGGACGAAACTACAAAACCGGGAGATCTGGGCAGACCAGGTCATATTTTTCCACTACGCGCTAAGACCGGAGGTGTTTTAAGAAGAACCGGACATACCGAAGCGGCCATTGATTTTGCTCGTCTGGCAGGCCTAAAACCAGCCGGGATCCTGGTAGAAATACTCAACGAAAACGGTACTATGGCCCGACTGCCGGAATTGGTGGAAGTGGCTAAAAAATTTGATCTAAAATTAGTTTCCATCGAAGACCTGGTAGCTTACCGAATGGAGCACGATTCTCTAATTCAGAAAAAAGAAGATTTCAAGATCAATACAAAATTTGGGGAATTCAGACTAAGAGCCTACCAACAAACCACAAACGATCAGGTTCATATTGCACTAACAAAAGGAACTTGGAAAGACAATGAAGCCGTATTGGTACGCGTAAATGCCAATTTGGTAAATAATGATCTTTTGGGTACACTTACCAGTGATGCCGAAAAGCGATTGGATGATATGTTCAGAGTTATCAACGACGAAGGAAAAGGAGCTGTTGTATTTATCAATCAGGAGAGTCAATCATTAAATCTCTTAAAGCGATTAGAAGAATTAAAGGAGAGTCAGGTAGAAGGTGAAGTGGTTAAAGCCCCTCAAATAAAAATGGACGCCAAGGATTTCGGGATCGGGGCACAGATCCTTCATGATCTTGGCATCCATAAAATAAGGCTGGTTTCAAACAGCGTTCAGACCAAGCGAGTAGGTATGATTGGATACGGTTTAGAAATAACCGAATATGTAAATTATTAG